From the Planktothricoides raciborskii GIHE-MW2 genome, the window GAGCCTAGTTTACAAAACTACACAATTGAAATGCTCTGAAAAAAAACTCCACCAGAATATTTTAGGGAACCTATCAATGACCTTTCCCGTCTTGGAGGGAGTAGGTTCACTAGAGTGGTGCCGATCAAATTAGTGAGCCTCCCATCAGAATAGATCGAGGCAAAGCAGATAAAAGGTAGAAAAATGAAGATGGATACTGGTAGCTTTGAAAAAATTAATCACCCTGGCATCCTTCACTCATTAATTCTGGATCAAATCTCCGGTTTAATTGAGATTTTCAGGGGAGTTAATCTGGTGGGTAAAAATTCATTGATTATTTCTATTTAATTAATAAAATACATAATGATTAATGATTCACGAGCCATGTCTTTGGTGCAAAATCTGTGGCTTTAGGTTTTTTTGTTGATTTTTTATGCAAAAAATATAAAATTACTAAAATTAATTTATAAAATATATGATTAAGAATTAAATTTCTAGCTTAATTATATCAATTTTTTTAGTGCTTTTTTTATAAAAAATATTGAATTTTCTGCTGAATGTTTCTTAATTACAAAAAAATACATCTATGTTCACGGCTCTGAATAAAAGCTATTAAAATTTAATAGCTTTTAATTTAATATTTTTGAAGTTTTTATAAAGTTTAAGCTTTATAAAAACTTCAAAAAAACATCTAGACAGTTAGAAAAAAATAAGCTACAGTAGAAAAAATAAGCTACATAAATTATAGGATAGAAATAAAATTTATGCGTTGTCTTGGGCAGAAACAATAGGAAAATCACCGAACACCCAAAAAACGACTGCATTAGATAGACCATATATCAAGAATATTCAGGGTAGCACTTATACAATCCGCAAAAAAACATGAAATTGCGATCGCCTAATCAGTCGATGCCTAAGACAAGGAAGGATGGCAAATGTATATTTTCTGAACAATCCCCAAGAAAATTTTCCTCAGAAAATTACCACAAACATAAGACCAGAGTTTAATTCAGGAAAACCGGAGAATTATTATGGACGACCAAAATCAAAACAATCAATTTGTCACCATCGATCTCATTGACGTGACCAATGGAAATGGCACAACCGCTCAAGTGAAACTTGAACAAGTCGAAGCTGGGGTTCAAGTCAGCCTTGATAAGATAAATCCCATCGGCGATATCCGGGGAGTTTTCTTTAATGTTGCTGACAATGCTGCATTAGAAGGAATGACCGTCACGGGAGACAATGTAACCAGTTCTTCTTTTGCCGCTGATAGTGTTAATGATTTGGGTGGTGGTGTGAATGTTAATCCCGATCTATTTGATGGTGGGGTAGAAATTGGTACAGAAGGAATCGTTACTGATGACATCCAATCCACGACTTTTACTCTATCTAATGCAGCGGGTGATTTAACAGTCGATCAGTTTTTGAGTCAGGACTTCGGATTACGTCTAACCAGTGTTGGGGAAAATCGCTCCGCCAGCAGTAAATTAGCAGGAACCGCCCCAGCAACGACGGAAGCGACTGAAGAAGTAACCGAAGAAACAACGGCGGAAACCACTGCGGAAACCACTGATGATGTAACCGCAGAAGCGACGGCGGAAGTAACGGAAGACGCGACAGAAGCGGAAATTATTTCTGCCGAAATCGCTGAGGTAGAAGATTCCGGTATTTTTGATGAGGATGTTTATCTTGAAGAAAATCCAGATGTAGCTCAAGCGGTGGCAGCCGGTGAAACTACTGCGATTGAACATTTTGTCAAATATGGCAAGTATGAATTCCGTCAATTCAGCCGCATTTTTAGTGTTGAGGCTTACTTAGAACAAAATGCTGATGTGAAGGCAGCGGTAGAAGCGGGTGAAACTAATGCGATCGCGCACTACCTCCAATATGGTCAATTTGAAAAGCGTGAATTTAGCTATATTTTCAAGAGCAGCTACTACCTAGAACAAAATGCAGATGTAGCCGAGGCGGTTGAAAGCGGTGTCACCAGCGCCCTGGAACACTTTAAAAAATACGGCATGAAAGAGGGTCGGAAGTTTAATCCCTTGATTAATACTGAAGAATATCTGAGCTTGAATGCTGATGTGAAGGCAGCAGTAGAAGCCGGTGAAACCAGCGCGATCGAGCATTTGTTTAAGTATGGTTGCAAGGAAAAACGCAAGTTTAGTCGTGCTTTTGATGTCCAAGAATATCTCAGCCTGAACCCTGATGTGGCTGAAGCTGTAGAAGCTGGTCTGACCACAGCATTTGAGCATATGTTTAATTATGGGTTCACAGAGCTACGCAAGATCAGCAAGTTTTTGGATCTGGGCTTCTTTGCTCAAGCGAATAGCAGTTTACTGCAAAGTGTTTTCAATGTGACTGAAGTTGCTCAAATTGATGCGACTGCACTGGTTTCTTATGCGATCGACCAGTCCTTTGCCCAAGGGTTACAAACTTCGGAATCTTTCAACCTCAGCAGTGCGATCGCCAGTCTTTCTGGTTTCAGCAGCCAACAAATTAGCAGCTTGTTTGATGTCAGCAGTGCCACTGAAGTTAGCTTTGGTTCCCTGGTTGAATTCTTTAGCAATCTGTTTACCTCTCTGGAAACTAGCTTCACCAGCCAACAGATTAGCAGCTTCTTTGGTGTAGCTACAGTCAGCGAAATCAGCTTTGAATCTCTGTTAGAATTTGTCAGCACCAGTTTTAGCACTCTAATCAGCAGTTCTTCTAGCACATCCATCTCATTGGAGTCATTGTTAGAGTTCATATCCTCGAGCGAAGGTCAAGAAGCGATCGGCGGTGCAATGGACGATGATGCCGATAATGCCAATAATGCTGATAATGCTGATAATGCCAATGGTGATGCGGAGCTAGTGCTAAATATTCCCCTGCCTTCTGACAGTCAGCCGATCACCCCAGTATCTCCGGAAGAACCGGGCGATCAACCGAGCGAAGAACCGGGCGATGATGCTTCCCCAATCCCAGCACCCACGGCGTTTCTTGATGTTCAATACATTATCAAGAACAACCAAGACAAGTTGGCAGAACAGTTCCCAGAGTTTGATTTCGCGAACCTGACCCAAGAGCAAGTAGACGCTATCTTGAAATTTGCCCAAGACACACGGTTGAACACTTCCGCTTTTGTGAATGTGTCTTACTTCTCAACGGTGATTCAGACCAAAGTCACCAGCAAACTGATTGCCCAAGGCTTGACTGAAACAGAAATTGCCGGACTCAGCCAGGAAGAGTTGATCAAGAAAGGTATTGAACTCGGTTTCAGTCCGACCCCATTGATTAAATTAGGATGGCTGAAGTCAGCGAACGGCAAGAAGCTGGAAGCATTGGGCATTAAGATCGAGAATAACCTCGAACTGTTCGAGTTTATTACCTCTAAGGAAGGTTTAGAACTAGGTCTGAATTTGTCGCCATTCTTTAACCCTGGTTTTGCCAAGAAAATTCACAAGGATAAGATTCGGGAAAAATTCGATATTGCCGACGGGGAAGAAGGCGTTGCTCAACTCGAAGAGGCACAAGTTCTCGACAAAATCTTTAGCAATGGTGGCATCGTTATCGACATCCGCTTCTATAAGGAAGTTCACATAGAAGCACTGAAAGCATTTGCGGCAGATTTAGGGGTTGCAGTTGATGACCTGACCGATGAGCAAATTACTGATTTTGCTCTGAATGAAGGGAAGGAACAAGGACTCGCACTGTGTCCGTTTAAGTTCGATGTTCTAAGTGAGACTTACAGCGATAAACTCAAGGAATTCTTTGGGGTCGAAGATGTCGAAACCCTGACTGAGTATGAACTAAAACAGTTTATCTTTCGGCCTGCTGTAGAAATGGGAATCGATCTTACCCAAGTGGTCGATGTCCAATTCTATAAGACTAAATTTACGGCGGCGCTGACTCAATATGTTGGGGCAAGTTTTACCGATCAAGATGTGATCAATTTTGTGTTCGGTAATGGCGCTCCTTATGTTGATGAGGAGTATTACAAGGCTCAATATGGCGAAGAAGTCACCGCTGATGGTTTGCTGGTGAAAGACCTGGAAGGTGAAGAATTGAAAGCCTATATCTTCACGGAAGGTTTGGAGGCTGGTTTGACGAAACTTTCAGCATTTGATATTGCTAAGTACAGCACAGATCATCAGGACAAATTACTCGCTTTCTTTGGTGTCACCGATGTGGCAGAACTCAGCCAAGGTCAAGTCCGTGAGTTCATGGTCAAGGAAGGCTGGAAGTTTGGCATTAATCTGTCTGATTATGTTTCTGCGGAAGATATCGAACTCTATCGCACAGAAAATGCAGCCCTGCTGAAAGAGTTGTATGGGGTGGAAGATGTCAGTACCCTCAGCGCTGAGTTGGTTCTGGATGCCGAGTTTGGCGGGTTGACTGATGGACTAGATGCTGACTTCTGCTTGAGTGGCTTGGTGACTAAGCTGGGTGAAGCGGCTGTACTGTCAGCCTTTGGGGTAGATTCGATCGCCAAAGTCTCCTATAAGCAATTGGTTGAGTATCTGTACTCCCAACCAACTTTGGAAGGCGTTGAAATCTCACCATTCAAGGTGAGTGAATATGTCAAGGCTAATGGTCAAGCGATCGCCGATGCTTTAGGTATTGATCTCAAGGAAGTGGCAGAACTCAAGCCTGATGAGATTGTTGAGTTTATGCTCGGTGAAGGGGCCGCACTTGGTATCAGTCTTGAAGGGTTCGTGGCAAGTGCTTACTTTGAAACCACCTACGCGGCGGCGATCGCGGCTTCCGGTAAGGATGTTCAGACCTGGTTAGCGGAAGATTACAAGACCATTGATGCTGGCTTCGTCGGCTATCAGTTTGAAAACTTGACCGCTGAGGAGCAAACCACCATCTTAGATGCTTTAGGTATCACTTTGGCTGAAGGCGCTACTTTAAGCACTAAGCAACTGATTGATATTGCCTACAGTGCTGAATTCAAGGAAGTCTTAGGGGTTGAAGAAGTCAAACTGTCTGCGATCGACATTGCTGGCTATGTTGAAGCCAACCAGCAAGCACTGATTGACTACTTTGCGGCACCAGGTATCAAGATTAAGAGTGGCTCTAAGAAGTTTAAGAGCGGTTCTCTCAAGTTTGGTAAGAGCGGTTCCCTCAAACCCAAGAGTGGCTCGCTGAAGTTTGGCAGTAGCTCGATTAAGCTCAAGGGCGATCGCTCGATGAAGCTCAAAGCCAAGTCTCTGAAAGTTCAGAAGAGTGGCAACCTTAAACCCGATCAAATCGCTCCGGTTGATACTTTCGATGTCACCAAGCTGACCGATAAGCAAGTGATCGAGTTCATGTTCGATAAGGGTGTGGAACTCGGAATCAACCCCATAGAATTCGTGGAAGTTGATTACCTGAAGGCAGAATTCGCAGTTAAAATCGCCGAACGTTATGGCATTGATGTGACTGCGGTGGCTGAACTCCCTGATGCCATAGTGGTTGATGCGATCTATGGCGGTCTGTCTAATGACATTGACTATGAGTTTGTCCGGGCTGAGTACGGCGCTGATTTAACCAGTAAGTTTGGGGTGGCGATCGAGCAAGTCACCGACTTACAAGTTCTGCAATATGTCTATGAAGTCGGCGTTGCCAGCGAAGTCAATCCTAGCGGCATCAAGATTACTCCGGTTGATGTGGAAGGCTTTGTTAAGGCTAATGGTGAGGCGATCGCCCAAGAACTCGGCTTGAAACTGGAAGAGTTACCCACCTTCAGTTATGAGGATGTCTTTGGCTTCATCTTCAAGCAAGGTGCTGACCTCGGTCTGAACCTCAAAGGTTTCGTCAACTTCGATTACTTCAAGGCCGAATTCACTCAAAATATTGTCTTCAACTATCGCGAAGAGAATGTCTTCAACATCGGTGCGGACAAAGTTTATGAATTCATAAACTCTCCCGAAGGGCAAGGTTTGTCCGCATCACCCCTGTACGATCCAGCATGGTATCGTGAAACCTACCTAGTCGATCTGAATGTCGATCTCAATGGTGATGGTGCCATTGATGAAGAGGAAGAGCAAGCTGAAATAGTCCTGGATCTCAATGGCGATGGTAAAATCGATGATGTTGAACTCAAAGACTTTGCCACGGGTCAAGGTTTAGACAAAGGTCTGGAAACTTCTAAGCACTATGACTTTGACAAGGACTTCGCGGAGGGTGCGGTTGCTCAAGATAAGCTCTTGGCTTATGCAGGCGTCCAGTCGATTGAGGATGTCACTTTCAGTCAGAAGTTAGAATATCTCACCGGCCAAGGTCTGATTGATGGTTATGTGTTCAGTGGCTTGCAAGCGATCAAGGATAAGCCAGAAAACCAAGATCCGCTGTTGAACAAGACTGGTGCTGCTTCTCTGGATGAAATTACTCCGGTAGATTTGTACCAAGCGGCTACTGAGTTGCAACTGTTCTCTGTCTAACTCACTGTCTAACTGATTGTCTAACTGTGTAACGATTTGTTTATGACACCAAAGGGCTGCAATCTTCAAGTTTTCCTAGGGGCAGCCCTTTGGTAAGCAAAACAGTTAAATTTTGATCTCTCCAATTGTGATTTCTCCAACCCCCCGAAACATCCGGGGAGTTTTTTTATGTCAATGGCCGCAAATTTGTAGCACTTACGCAAGTGGCGATCGATCTCAAGTTCAGCCTTAGTAGAGATAAATTAGGTTGGGTTTCCCCACAACCGGGTTAATTATAATAACTACGCTGATTTTTGCGGGCGCACCCGGAGTAAGGAAACATGGGTGACTGCACCGATCTTTCTAGTAACTTGGCTAGAATCGATCCGTATTTCACTTGCCGCTGACTTGGCTATAATTTGACTTGGCGATCGCTTACCATAAGCAATTATTACCAGGATTGATTGATCTGACGATGCAAAGTTAGCCAAAATATAGTCAAGCGATCGCCACCAGAGTAATCATACTCCGTAAATCTACGGACATTATTGCGTAATATTACGCATATTCGTTAGTTATACTGGACAACTCGGTGGATTTACTGATATACTAGAGGTAGATCGAGTCACCAAGTATAGCTAATTTTCTTGGAAAACGATCAAAGGGGGTTATAAAATGGGTGCTATTTTAAAGCTTACAGCTACAGCATATTTGCTAATTGGGCTAGGAATTGATGCCTCACTTATTTCGTTACGTTCATCAGAGACTCAAGACAGAGCATCTGGCAAATCTTATGATCGGCCAACTTTTGTGCAAATAATTATGCCTCAAATTGTGGCACAGGATCCACCTCCACCAGATAAACCTCACCCGGATGGGGGAAGTGAAGGAGCAGGTGGACGCTGTGTAGTAGAAATATTTGATTTAGCTGTTTAATCAGACTGCCGTCGATCCCGTGAAGCGAAGCTATCGCACTTAGGGGCGAATCGCCACCATTAACCACCAACATTAGCCGTTAACCCTAGTAACCCCTGAGTCTATGGGACAAATTGTCGTGGGCTGATAAATCAGCCATTGGTGATTTATGCGCTACCGGAGTCTGAGTTAGAAACCAGGGCAGACTTCCACCAAGTGTTTCTTTTTACCATTGTGTGAACTTGCCAATTAGGATCCGTGTGCGGAAAATCGCTCCGATAATGCCCCCCTCTACTTTCGGTTCTAAAAGCAGCACTGGTAAGTATTAAATAGGCGACATCTAAGAGATTGCGGGTTTCCGCCCATTGACGTAATTGCCCATCGGCATCCGCGAGAGATAGGCTAATGGGCAGGCTGGGTTCAAGGTCGATCAGATATTGGGTAATGGGTAAAGCGGCAAATTCAGTTTGCCACGCGGTGACTTGGGCGATCGCCTCAGCTAAACCCGCTTGTCCCCGACATATCCCGGCACTTTGCCACACCACGCGAGGTAAATCCTGCCGGATCTGTTGGATTTTGGCTTGTTGACTCGGCCAAGTTTCCCAAACCGAGATGTTCGGGGAACTGTTCGGGGCAGTATTGGTTAACGATTCATTGGGCGGGGAACTGGGTTGAAGATGACCGAGTTGTGCGCCAAATACAATACATTCGAGCAGAGAATTACTGGCTAAACGATTCGCCCCTTGAACTCCGGTGCTGCTGGTTTCCCCCACGGCATATAAACCGGGGATAGAAGTGGCACACATTAAATCGGTGACAATTCCCCCCATCCAATAATGGGCTGCTGGTGCGACGGGGATCGGTTCATTAAATAGGTCAATGCCCCACTTTTGACAAACTCGAATAATGTTGGGAAAACGATAACGAATTTTCTCTACGGGAATTGGGCGTAGATCCAACCAAACATGGCCGGTGACTGGATCTGACCCCCGATGTTGCAAGTGGCTAAATATGGCTCGACTGACGATATCTCTGGGAGCTAGTTCTCCCGATGGGTGGTAGTCAAACACAAATCGACGCCCTTGATCGTCTACCAAGTGCGCCCCTTCTCCCCGGACGGCTTCACTGATCAGGAAGCGGGGGGCACCGGGTTTGGTTAAAGCGGTAGGGTGAAATTGAAAAAATTCTAAGTCTCTTAAAATTGCCCCGGATCGCCAAGCGATCGCTACTCCATCTCCCGTACTCACCGAGGGATTGGTGGTTTGAGCGAAAACTTGACCTCCTCCTCCAGTAGCCAAGACTACGGCACCGGATCTCACCCAGTAAATTTTCCCTTGATAAACTAAGCAGACTCCCTGACATTGAGGCGTCGTGGCCGAATTCTGCGGACTGTCGGGGGGCGAATTTTCTTTGAGCCAAAGACTAATCGCCAGGGCGGGAGAAAAGATTTTAATATTCGGTCGTTTGAGTACCTGCTCGGTTAAGGTACTGACCACGGCTCGCCCAGTGGTGTCGGAGGCATGGAGCACCCGGCGGCGCGAATGGGCTGCTTCTAAGGTCAACGCCAAGTCGTTTTCTTTCCGGTCAAAGCCAACCCCAAGTTTGATTAAAGATTCGACACATTCTTTGCCATGTTCGGCGAGAAATTTGACCGCTGGAAGCTCACAGAGTCCGGCGCCCGCTTTGAGGGTGTCCAGAATATGCAGTTGAGGTGAGTCGTCAGAGGCGATCGCCGCAGCCATTCCCCCCTGAGCCCAATCACTGGCAGAAATTGTTAGCTGATCTTTGGTAATTAAGCCCACTTGTAACGATTCTGGTAGGCACAATGCCGCATAAAGACCGGCGGCTCCAGCACCCACCACCAGGACATCAAAATAGTCCAGAGAGTCTTTAGCAGAAGAGAGTAAGTCTGATGGATTCACCAATGAAAAATCGCCCCTTGTCGGTTGCTTGGTTTGATCTAGAATTATGGATCTATTTAACCTTACTCGGCAAAGGGCGATTTTATTCAAAGTCTAACTTTTTAGTGATGTGGCGACAGGAAATTCTGGCCAATCAAAGCGCAATTTTACTTATAGTAGCCTTTGTTAATGCGATCGTCGCCTTCGATCAACTCTGGCAGTGGTTCGGTGGCGGTGAATTTGTCTAGATTCTCTTGTAAACGAGCTTTTTGCGTTTCGGAGAGTCCAGGAATGTTTAACACATCCTCAACCTTTTCATACGGGGCATTTTTGATAATTTTACTGGCCAGATTCGGATAGAACCCTTGTAACTCGCGAAATGAACGAATATTGGTGTTATTTAAATCGATTTTGTTGCCGATTTCGTAAAATTTGTCTTCCAGGGGATTGCGAAGCTTGACTTCGGCGAATAGGAAGGGCGCATTTTGGGCGAACTGGGTTAAATTAGCCGCTAATGCACTCTGGGCAGAACCCATCCATCCCAACAGACTTAGGCTAAATACACATACAACCGCCAATGAGCGCAGCAATCGTCTCATAAATTACTCCCAATCTGACTCATAAACATTATTGGAAATTATTGCAGAATTCTGGCAATTTAATATCTCTGACTAGCAGATCAATGCCCTTACACCAAGAAAACCCCCTAGGTTTGGTGACGAGAAAGTACCAAACCGGGGGGCAATGATATTTAACAATAATCAGGTATCGAACACAATAGCTTGGCGGTGAGTCGCTACTTTGAAGGCGGCAGGAGCGATCGCTCCCTAGGATGAGTGCCTTGCGGAGAATCCGTGGTAAGGGCGGTGGATGGTTGGTGTCCGCCCTTTTGGGTGAATTGTAAAGATTGATGAATGATTTTGATTCCCAGGCTGACTGGCTTCGATCGCCGGTCAATGTCAAAATGAGGATGATCATTTTCGCAGGGTAGAACCATGACGATTCAACCAAAACTACAGAGAGCATTCCAAGAAGGCCGCGCTCTTAAAATTATTGCCGGACTGACCAACTTCGATCCGACCAGCGTCGCCAAAGTGGTTCGGGCTGCCGATCGCGGTGGGGCTACTTTTCTGGATATTGCCGCTGACCCAGAATTGGTCAAATTAGCCAAAAGCTTAACCAACCTGCCTATCTGCGTTTCTGCGGTAGAAGCCGCCAAGTTTGTCCCGGCAGTCGCTGCCGGTGCGGATTTAATTGAAATCGGTAATTTTGATGCGTTTTATGCCCAAGGCATCCGGTTTGAAGCGGCAGAAGTGCTGCAACTGACCCGCGAAACTCGCGCCCTGTTGCCGGAAATTACCTTATCTGTCACCGTTCCGCACATTCTGGAACTGGATCGACAAGTAGAATTGGCCGAAGCATTGGTCAAAGCTGGGGCGGATATTATCCAAACCGAAGGCGGCACCAGCAGCCAGCCCGCTCACCCCGGCACTCTGGGCTTGATTGAAAAAGCTGCCCCCACTTTGGCAGCAGCGGCGGAAATTTCTCGCGCCGTATCCGTGCCCGTGTTATGTGCCTCCGGCATTTCTAACGTCACAGCCCCAATGGCGATCGCTGCGGGCGCCGCTGGTGTCGGTGTTGGTTCTGCTGTCAACCGTCTGGAAAGCGAAATCGAAATGATCGCTGTGGTGCGTAGTTTGGTTGAAGCCTTGGCTACGGTCAGCCGTTCTCAAGTTGCGGTGTAGGATCAAATTCGCTGAAAAATGTGGATTCCCGCATTCGCGGGAATGACTTAAAAATGTAGGGTGGGCAAGATTTGCCCACCCTACGAAACCGTAAATTAATGTACTGAAAAATGTGGATTCCCGCATTCGCGGGAATGACATATGGCGAGTAAAATGGGCAAAAATTTGCTCACCCGAGGAAACAATTTCTAAACAATTTCAAACTCTAAACCGTCGGATTTACGGAAATTATATGTGAAGTGATCCACCACATTAGTATCACTCAATTCTAGATTATAAAAATCCACAAATTCATGCTCAAAATAGGGGCCAGCGTGCCAAGTTCCTACTTCTAATTTAATAAAACAATT encodes:
- a CDS encoding DUF561 domain-containing protein, whose protein sequence is MTIQPKLQRAFQEGRALKIIAGLTNFDPTSVAKVVRAADRGGATFLDIAADPELVKLAKSLTNLPICVSAVEAAKFVPAVAAGADLIEIGNFDAFYAQGIRFEAAEVLQLTRETRALLPEITLSVTVPHILELDRQVELAEALVKAGADIIQTEGGTSSQPAHPGTLGLIEKAAPTLAAAAEISRAVSVPVLCASGISNVTAPMAIAAGAAGVGVGSAVNRLESEIEMIAVVRSLVEALATVSRSQVAV
- the nadB gene encoding L-aspartate oxidase — translated: MNPSDLLSSAKDSLDYFDVLVVGAGAAGLYAALCLPESLQVGLITKDQLTISASDWAQGGMAAAIASDDSPQLHILDTLKAGAGLCELPAVKFLAEHGKECVESLIKLGVGFDRKENDLALTLEAAHSRRRVLHASDTTGRAVVSTLTEQVLKRPNIKIFSPALAISLWLKENSPPDSPQNSATTPQCQGVCLVYQGKIYWVRSGAVVLATGGGGQVFAQTTNPSVSTGDGVAIAWRSGAILRDLEFFQFHPTALTKPGAPRFLISEAVRGEGAHLVDDQGRRFVFDYHPSGELAPRDIVSRAIFSHLQHRGSDPVTGHVWLDLRPIPVEKIRYRFPNIIRVCQKWGIDLFNEPIPVAPAAHYWMGGIVTDLMCATSIPGLYAVGETSSTGVQGANRLASNSLLECIVFGAQLGHLQPSSPPNESLTNTAPNSSPNISVWETWPSQQAKIQQIRQDLPRVVWQSAGICRGQAGLAEAIAQVTAWQTEFAALPITQYLIDLEPSLPISLSLADADGQLRQWAETRNLLDVAYLILTSAAFRTESRGGHYRSDFPHTDPNWQVHTMVKRNTWWKSALVSNSDSGSA
- the psbU gene encoding photosystem II complex extrinsic protein PsbU, translating into MRRLLRSLAVVCVFSLSLLGWMGSAQSALAANLTQFAQNAPFLFAEVKLRNPLEDKFYEIGNKIDLNNTNIRSFRELQGFYPNLASKIIKNAPYEKVEDVLNIPGLSETQKARLQENLDKFTATEPLPELIEGDDRINKGYYK